DNA sequence from the Acidobacteriota bacterium genome:
GATTTCCGACGGAGCCTTTGAATTCGCGAAGGAAAAAGGCTGGTGTAAATCTGCCGCCGATTTCGATTTTGCCAAAGCGTTCGGCGATCCGTTTTTTCGATTCACCAGCGGCGGTGATGTTCGCCGCGCCTGCACGCGCCATCGGTTGATGCTGCCCGAAGGGAAAATTGGCCGAGCCGATCTGTTCACCGCGTTGCGCGATCACGCAGGGCACAAACCTGAAAGCGGCTGGCGATTAAACATGCCTTGCGCTCACGCTTCGTGGATGAAAACCCGGCAAAGCGGTCAGACTGTAGGTTCGATGGCCAGCCGTTTGAGCGCCGATGGTTCCCTGCATTGGCTGACCGGAACTTCGTCGCCGTGCTTGAGTGTGTTCAAGCCTTTCGTGCTTGGCAGCGAAGTGATTTCGACTGGCGCAATTGCCGGGGAAAGATATGATCCTGACAGCCTGTGGTGGCAACACGAGCGATTGCATCGCCTGACGCTTGGCGATTATGCGCGGCGAAGAGCCATGACCGAGATCGAACGCCGCGAACTGGAAGCCAAAATCCTTTCGCTGGGCAACAACGTATTACCGACCGCCGCCGAATGCCAAACCACCTGGGACGAACATCAAGCAATTTTGCCTAAATGGATTGATCGCATTGCCCGCGAAGCCAAACGCGACCGGCGCGGATGGCTGACGCGCCGTTACTGGCAGCAACAAAACGAAGCCGATTGTTTACCGAACCATTTATGAACCCTGAATTTACGACAACGCCATTGCCAATTTCATTTCGCAAAGCCGTCGTTGAAGAAACGGACTTTGTCGCCAAGCTGGTGAATTCCGCGTATCGCGGAGATTCCAGCAAGGCGGGTTGGACTTCCGAAGCGGATTTGCTGGATGGACAGCGTACTGATCCGCAAGAAATTCTAAGCCTGATTCAAGATGCCAACTCCATGATTTTGCTGTGCCTGCAAGGCGATGAAATCATAGGGTCCGTCCTGCTTGAAAAACAGGAAGCTGCTGCGTATTTGGGAATGTTTGTGGTGCGGCCTGATTTGCAAGGCAACGGCATCGGCAAGCAGTTTCTTTGTGCGGCGGAACAGAATGCGCAACGGGAATGGGGCGTTGCGAAAATCACATTGTCCGTGATCACGCTCCGACCGGAACTGATCGCGTTTTATCAACGGCGCGGGTATCGCCGCACAGGCAACCTGCTTCCCTTCCCGGACGAACCTGCCGCCGGGATTCCGCGAGTTCCGAATCTACAATTTGAAATGCTGGAAAAAGACCTCTGATATTTGCGAACTGAGCAAGCTCTGTCGCGTTGACACCTGACGTTTTTCAGCAAACACCGATCAATTCTTAAATTGTATTTTCTTGCTCAAAGGAACCCGCAAGCCTCTTCACCTTTCGACGTTCAGTAATTGCTGAGGATGAGCCGATCGTAAACCACTCAAGCCCCAAATCCCTTTTTCAACAATTCAATTTTTGCCTGATTCGTTTTGGCGAATTGCGGCGTAGCTGTGCCCGGTCGCGGCGTTTTTTACAGGAGGTTCCCATGTACTGTTCATTCATCAAGTCTCTGTTCACGTTTTTACTCTTAGTGGCGATGGTTTCGGTCGGATTGGCTCAGGCGGAAAACAATCCGCCTCCGTTAAAACGCGTGACGCTGTATAAACACGGCGTCGGATATTTCGAGCGTCAAGGCAAGGTCAACGGTGACCAGCAAGTGACGTTTCTTTTCGACGCCGCGCAGATGAACGACGTGTTGAAGTCGCTGGTCGTGCTTGATTTGGGCAGCCAACAAACCGGTGGCAAAATTTCTTCGGTCACCTTCGATTCAACCAAACCATTCGACAAACGGATTGAAGAATTTGGCATTCGCCTGGATGCCAGTAATGCGGCGGGATTGACTTCCCTGTTAGGTCAGTTGAAAGGCGCGCGCGTTGAAGTCCGAACCGGCGCAACACCAATAATCGGAACCGTCGTCGGCATTGAAAAGCGCGTCAAGGTTCAGGCGATGGAACGGTCTGAAGTTCAGGAACTGGTGTTGATCGGCGAAGGCGGCGAGCTGCGCAGCATTGCGCTTGATCAAATTCGCGGCATCAAGTTGCTGGACACCAAAGTCCGCGAAGATTTGGAGCAATACCTTTCGATCCTGCAATCCACGATTCACAAAAACCTGCGCAAGCTGACAATTTCGACGACCGGCACTGGCGAACGTGATTTGTTTGTCAGCTACGTCGTCGAAGCTCCGGTGTGGAAAACGACCTATCGCGTGGTGCTGGATGCGAAAGCGAAACCGTTTCTGCAAGGTTGGGCGCTGGTGGACAACGTGCAGGATGAAGATTGGACAAACGTCACGCTGTCTTTGGTCGCCGGAGCGCCGGTATCGTTCATTCAGGATTTGCAGCAGCCGCGCTATAAACAGCGCCCGGTGGTTGAAATGCCCGACGATCTTTCCGTCGCGCCGCAAATCGCCGAAGCTCCGATCAATGGCCGATTGGAACTGGTCGCAGGCGGTGGAACCCTGGAAGGAATTGTCAGGGATGCCAACGGTTCAGTGCTTGCCAACGCTACGGTCAGAGTGACGCAACTGAGGTCGGGCGCGGAAATCACCGCCAACACGGATTACGCAGGCAGATACAAACTTCGCGGCCTGGCTCCTGGACGATACAAAATTGAAGTGTACAGCACCGGATTCAAAAGCACAGTGCTTGATGGAGTGAATCTGGCTTCGGGTGCTGTTCGGCAAAATAATGTCACACTGGAAGTCGGCGGAGTTTCGGAGACGGTTACGGTTACGGCGTCGGCAGAAAGGCTGAACACCGAAAGGTCGTCAATCTCTTATTCCAGCGCTATTCGCGAAAAGGATTTGGGCGTTGACGCGGACGTGGAAACGCAGGACATCGGCGAATTGTTTGAATATCGGATCGCGCATCCGGTGACGATTCGGCGCAACAGTTCGGCGCTGATTCCGATTCTGCAAAATTCCATCGAAGGCGAAACGGTTTCGCTCTATAACCGCTCGACGCGCGAACAAAATCCGATGAGCGCGTTGTACCTGACCAACACGTCGGGGCTGACGCTGGAAAGCGGGCCGGTGACGATCATCGAAAACGACACTTACGCCGGAGAAGCGTTGACCGCGCGCATCAAACCCAACGAAAAACGCTTTATTACCTACGCCATTGATCTGGGCTGCCGCGTCAGCGTCAAAGAAGACGAAGCCAACGAACGCGCGACGATGGCGCAATTCATCAACGGCGAAATGCGCGTGCATTACAAACAATCGAAGGCGACAACTTACACGCTGACGAATCTGACTGACCGCGCCAAAACCGTGTACGTCGAACACGCTTACGACAAAGATTCCAACTGGCAACTGGTCAAAACCGTCAAACCGGCGGAAACAACCGACAATTTTTATCGCTTCAAAGTCGCGGTTCCGCCGAACGCTTCGACGCAACTCATCGTGACGGAAGAACTGCCCGACATTACCAACTTCACGATTTCAAACGTCACGACCAATGACATTGAAATTTACGCCAAAGCCAATTACCTGACGCCGCAGATGAAACAGGCGCTGGAAAGCGTGGTCGAAACGAAGATGCAGATTTCCTCGCTCAACCGGCAAATCGCCGAGAAGCGTTTGGAAATCACCAGCATCATGCGCGATCAGGAACGCATGCGCGATAACCTGAAAGCGATGGGCAAAAGCGAAGAGGAAAAGCAATTGGTGCAGCGATACGTCAGCAAAATCGCCCAAGGTGAAGACCAACTGGAACGGTTACGGGCAGAAGAGAAAAAGTTGACGGAAGAAAAAGATTCCCGGCAAAACCAGTTGGAGGATCGCATTCGCAAACTGGCGATGGAACATCGGCTGAATTGACAAGCACGGACGCAGAACGAGCCTTTTCGGTCATTGACCAAAAAGGCTCGTTTTGACATTTGAGCGTTGTTTTAGCGACCAACCATCTGGCGGAAATCGCCTGCGCCACCGGCGAGCGTGCGTCCGTTTTCGTCTTTGATCTCGAACAGGAACGCACCCTGCGCCTGAGCGGCGGGAACCAGGAACGGAACCCGGCCGCGCGTGGTGGACATTAGCGCTTGCCGCGTGTCGCGATGCTCACCGGCAGCCAGCGTCACCGAGATGTATTGCAACGGTTGCGGGGAAGCAATTTCAAACTCCATGGTCACGTTGTCCGTGGTGACGGCAATCAATTTCGGTGTGACGGTCAACTGAGTCGGCGCATTCGGATCAACTGTTCCATCAGAGGCCGAGCCTGAATGGGGCGCCGAATTGTTTTCAAGCGAACCCGACAAATTGGAATTCTGTGGTGTTGGCACGGTTCCAACCGCAGGAATTTGTCCCGGTGTGGTCGTGGCGTCATACACCGGCGTCACATAAGGCGGCGGGTTCAATTCCGGCTGGTTCGGTTGAGCATTGTTCTGCGCCTGTTGAGCAGAAGCTCCTGGTTTCTGGCCAATGGTTTGGCCGCGCAGCAATCGAAGCGCGCCGTTTTCGTCATACACCATCAGCATCCAATCGTCGCCGGGGGTGACAGATTCGTTGAGCGGTACGACGAATTCATCTTCCGGTTTGACGTCGAATTGCATCGGCGCCAGATCGCGGCTCTTGCGGTCGTCGCTGAGCGTGACGCGCGCCGTACCTGTAAAAGGTCGGTTCCCGTCCAGGTTGCGAATCCTCATAACCAACTGGCCGTTACGCATCTCAGCCGAAGCCTGAAGTCTGGGCGGAGCGACTCTTCCATACCCGACCCCTTTTGATGCGGTCGGCGTACTTCCGCGTCGAATATCCGAAGAGTTTCGCGCGGCATTCAACCCGGTATTTGTCGCCAACACGTTTGCGTTCGTCACTGGAGGCAAAACCGAGTTTGCTGGCTTCGCCGCTGGCACGGAAGCTGATGACATTCCCGGCGAAGGTGGTGGCGTCAATGGCGCATTGGCCGGAGCAAACGACCTTTCCACCGGTTTTGACACGGCGACCGGCGCAGCACTCACAATTTCCGGGGAAGGTCCGGGGGCTGTCACCAATAGGTTGGAGTCAATCGTAATGAAGCGGCTCAACGATGGCGCCGGCCCCGGAGCGGCTGTTGCTGCAAACTCCCGAATAGGCAGGTTCACCACAGCGGGAGTGCTGGAAGCGATCACGGGCGCACGTACAAACAAAACGCTGTTGTCATAACTCAACCGCCATTCCTTGCGGCTGAGCGCATAAACCAGAATTTCGCGCGGCGTCATTCCCAGATTGATCGGTGGCAATTGTGGCGCAGTCAAAAACAAACCGCGCGTATTGGTTGGCAACCACCATTGGTGAGAACCGATGGCGGCTAATAAATCCTTGGTGTCGCGGGGCGTCGGAGGCTGTTGAATGTATTCCTGCACTTCCAACGAGGCCTGAGTGGTATCACGAAGTGGAACACTGTTCGGCATTTCGTAAGTCGTAATAGCGTACGATTCCAGCAAGCCGGTATCCAGCAAACTTTCAGCATACGAATAAGCCGTTTCAATGGATGGGAATCTGCCCAGTCGCACGCGATAAAACACGCCGTGTTGCGGCAACACAATCCTGACCCAATAAGCTTCCAACCCTCGTGCGTACAATCCACCGCGCAAGTTCTCAGCACAAGCCTGAGAACGCACGGCGGCAATCTGCACGGCATATTCTCCGGCCATCGCCTTTGCAGAACATGGCAACAACCAGAAAACCAATACCATCAGCGCCAAGCAAACGGGCGGCACCTGTCCCTGTTTTACTTTCGCGTATTTCATTTGCCCTACCTTAAATAATTGGTGAGGTAGCCCTCTACTTCGTTATGGGCAACGATGGAAGTTCTAACTTTCGATATTGATTTGATTGGCCGATAAACTCCGGGGATTTGGGATGCACGTCAATCGGCAAGTGGGACTATACCAGAATCCTAAAGCGAAGCTCAACGCCGAAGATCAATCGGAGAAAAATCTCCGGCCAGTGCCCCAAACTCAAAAACAAAACCGGGCAGCGATGAAAACTGTCAGTTCGTCGCTGCCCGGTTTGATTTAAAGGTGTAAGGTTGATCCGATTAGAACTTCAACTTCAGCGCGAGCTGAATCACGCGCGCCGCTTCACCCGTTTGGATGATCGTCTGGGTGGTTGGCGGAGCGACCGCCGCACAGCACGTTTGACCGAAAACCGTCGAGAGAATGCTCGGCGAACCGGTCGACGCATCGCGCGGATTGTCGAAGTTGGTGTGATTGAAAGCATTGAACATCTCTGCGCGGAAATCGAGTTTGAAGCGCTCGGTCATCTGGAACGTTTTGTTAATGCCCAGATCAACGTTCCAATAGCCCGGCGAGATGAAGATGTTGCGACCTGCGCCATCGGTTCCCGCCGCAGGAATCGCAAAGGCGCTGGCGTCGGCGAACACCACAGGCCCGGCCACTCCGGCCTTATCCTGCAATTTCGCTTCGATCGGTTTGACGATGGCGGCGCGTGAATCGTGCGAATTGTCCAGGGTACGGACATTGCTGCGCACGGAGAATGGTTCGCCGGACATCACGGTCAGAATGCCATTCAAGCTCCAACCACCAACGATGGCATTGGCAATGCCGTTGTGCGGATCCAGCCATTTGCCTTTGCCAAACGGCGCTTCCCAAACGCCGCTGGCCGTCATGACGTGCGTGCGGTCGAAATCCGAACGCGCACGTTCGTTGCGCCAGTTGCGGATAGTTGTCGGCGCGCGCGAACTGGTGGTGGACAAACCGCCGCCGGAGGACGCTCCGACCGGGTCAAACGACTGGTCGTCCATGGATTTGGCAAAGGTATAAGCCAGGCCAAACATAAAGCCACGTTCGAACCGTTTGCGCAGCGTAAATTGCGCCGCGTGGTAATACGAATCGCCACCCGCATCAATGTAAGTGATGGTTCCGAACTGCTGATTCGGACGCAGCTTGAGCGCAAGTGTCGTTTGTTCGACGCGACCGGCGAAGCTGCCCGCGCCGCCTTGCTGCAATTCGGTGAGCGTGGTGCCGGAATTAACAAACGCTTGGGTGAGCGGCCCTTTCGGACTGTTCGGAATCGTCGTCGGATAGCCGACGATTGAAATCAACGTCCCCGTCTGCCCCGTTGGACAAGTTACTCCGTCCGCCGAACAGCCTTTGGCAACGTTTGCCTGCATCGCTTTGAAATCGTTCAGGATTGGCGCAGCGTCAATCTGGTTGATGTCATAAGCGCGTTGCAGGTGCGTGCCACGACGTCCGATGTATGCGGCCTGCGCCACGAAACCCATCGGCAGTTCGTATTGCAAATTCAGGTTCCATTGGTGCACCGTCGGCATTTGATAATTCGGATCAAAAACCGCAACGGGCGGCGCATTGCTCAGCAATGTCGCGGGCAGCGTGAAGAATGACGACGGTTTGGTCGTCGGCGCGGCCAATGCCTGCGGGAACCCTTCTGCGATGCGTATATTTGCAGGCACGCTTGCACAACCGGCGGTCGGCGTCGTGCCGACTGTTGACTGGCAGGTCGTCACCAATCCCGGAGGACGCCCCATGACAGCCGTCACCTGGAATGAAGAAACCGGGTCGAAGGCGATGCCGTATCCCGTACGAACAACAAGTTTGCCGCTTTTGCCCGGACTCCAGGCAATGCCCAGGCGGGGGCCAAACGCTAAATCATGGTCGGTTTTATAAAAGGTTTCGCCCTGGCCAAAAGTGACAGGTCCTTGCGAACCGTCTATGGGTAAATTGGGAATGTAAACGCGGCCTGCGGCCTCTTTCGGCGCTCGATTCAATTCCATACGCACGCCGTAATTGAGCGTCAGATTCTGCCGCACCTTCCACTCATCCTGTGCATACGCATTGTATTGTTTGATGCGTGTGCCCACGTCAAAGAGCGAAACCTGTCCATTGGCCACGAAAGGCAGGAACGCATCGCTCTTGATGTCGCCGATGAACACTTGCGTCAGGCGGGCCGGAATTCCCAAAACATCGTTGATGGTTCCGCGCAGCCGGGTCAAATCCGTGGAATTGATGCCGGTGGTCGTGCCTGAGGGAATCGCCGGGGGCAACACCGACGCGCTGAACGAAAGCGACGGCGTCACATTGATGCCGCCCGGCTGGCCGCGTTGGTCGTTGTGCTGGTAAAATCGGAAGTTGATTCCCGCCCCAATTTGATGCGCGCCATACAGAATGCCGACGTTGTCCAGCAATTGCGGAGTCGTCACGCCACGCGCCGTGCGCGGAGTATTGATGAACGGGACGCTGGCGTTATTGAACGCAAACGGCGGGATATTCGGGAAATCCGGATTGGCTTCGCCCTGGGTAAACAGGAAGAAGAAACGCGAGAAACCGACGATCAATTCATTGTTGATATTCGAGGTCAGTTGCGAACGCCAACCCATTGAAAGGTTTTTTGAGGCGCGGAAAACTTCGCCCAGCGGCGCAAAGCCCGGAAACACCTGCGGGCGTCCGTTCAACGGGTCGCCTTGTTTGGTGTTTTGATCAGCATACAGGAAGCGCGCAAACACAGAGTTCTTTTCGTTGATGGTGTGATCAACACGCGCCGCCCAGTTCGGCCCCTGGTTCTGCGTCGGCGGGTTCCAGGCATAGGTCGCCGTATTCAATCCATCACCGACGGCGTAATCGTTCGGCTTCGGATAGGAATTAAACAGCTTGGCAATGGTCGGATCAATCCCGATTTTACGGGGATCGTTGGCGAAAATGTCGTAACTGGCAACACAGTTTAACTCCGTCGCACTGGTGCAATCATGCACTCCGGCCGCGTAGGCGCCGGTCCTGCGATCCACCAGCAATGGACTGTTCGCAGCAATGGTTACGCCGTTGATCTTGAACGGGTTGGCCGGATCGGGCTTGAAGTAGCGGTATTTGCCCGACAAAACACTCGGCGTGTAAATGGTCGGGAAGCCAAAAGTCTGGTCAATCGGCTGGGTGAATTTCACGTTCTGCCCCTGCCAACTGCCGAAGAAGAAGGTCTTGTTTTTGATGACCGGGCCGCTGCCTTCCACGCCGTACTGATGCAGCTTGACGTCCGGTTTCTGCGTGCCGCGCGCGTTGGCAAAAAAGTCATTGGCATTGAGCGCCGTGTTACGCGCGAATTCCCACACCGTTCCGTGATAATCGTTTGACCCGCCACGCGTCGCAATCGAAATCGAAGCGCCGCTATTGCGCCCCTCTTCCGCCGTCGCGTTATTGGTCGTGACCTTGTATTCCTGAACATTATCTGGGTTGATGCGATACAGGTTGGAAACCGGATTGGGCACCGTGGATTCGTTCGCTTCGATGCCGTCAATCGTCACGTTGTAGGCGCGATCGCGCGAACCATTCACGTGAACCCCGGAACCGATGCCGCCGAAACTGCGCTGCGTCACGCCAGGTTCCAGCACGATCAGCGTCAGCGGATTGCGTCCGTTGAGCGGCAGAGCTTCAATCGCTTTCTGTGTTACGACGTTTCCGATGGTCGCGTTGGTCGTTTGCAACCGTTCATAACCGCCCTCGATGTTGATTACTTCATTTGCCGCGCCGACTTCCATTGCGGCATCAACCACCAACGGCGTGCCGACTTCCAGCACGTTGCCGGTTTTGTTGGTCGTCTTGAAACCTTTCGCCTCCACGCTGATGGTGTATCGGCCCACCGGCAGCGACGGAAACGTATACAGACCTGCGCCTGTGGTGGATTGCGTGTAAACGACGCCAGTGGCTTCGTCTTTCGCGGTGACTTTCGCACCCGGAACAACTGCGCCGGTCGCGTCGGTCACAGTGCCGCTAATGCGTGATGTGCTGGTTTGTGCCCACGCGTTCAGCACCAGCAATACGCTGATCCCCAAAACGCCGAG
Encoded proteins:
- a CDS encoding SPOR domain-containing protein, encoding MKYAKVKQGQVPPVCLALMVLVFWLLPCSAKAMAGEYAVQIAAVRSQACAENLRGGLYARGLEAYWVRIVLPQHGVFYRVRLGRFPSIETAYSYAESLLDTGLLESYAITTYEMPNSVPLRDTTQASLEVQEYIQQPPTPRDTKDLLAAIGSHQWWLPTNTRGLFLTAPQLPPINLGMTPREILVYALSRKEWRLSYDNSVLFVRAPVIASSTPAVVNLPIREFAATAAPGPAPSLSRFITIDSNLLVTAPGPSPEIVSAAPVAVSKPVERSFAPANAPLTPPPSPGMSSASVPAAKPANSVLPPVTNANVLATNTGLNAARNSSDIRRGSTPTASKGVGYGRVAPPRLQASAEMRNGQLVMRIRNLDGNRPFTGTARVTLSDDRKSRDLAPMQFDVKPEDEFVVPLNESVTPGDDWMLMVYDENGALRLLRGQTIGQKPGASAQQAQNNAQPNQPELNPPPYVTPVYDATTTPGQIPAVGTVPTPQNSNLSGSLENNSAPHSGSASDGTVDPNAPTQLTVTPKLIAVTTDNVTMEFEIASPQPLQYISVTLAAGEHRDTRQALMSTTRGRVPFLVPAAQAQGAFLFEIKDENGRTLAGGAGDFRQMVGR
- a CDS encoding TonB-dependent receptor, with amino-acid sequence MLGVLGISVLLVLNAWAQTSTSRISGTVTDATGAVVPGAKVTAKDEATGVVYTQSTTGAGLYTFPSLPVGRYTISVEAKGFKTTNKTGNVLEVGTPLVVDAAMEVGAANEVINIEGGYERLQTTNATIGNVVTQKAIEALPLNGRNPLTLIVLEPGVTQRSFGGIGSGVHVNGSRDRAYNVTIDGIEANESTVPNPVSNLYRINPDNVQEYKVTTNNATAEEGRNSGASISIATRGGSNDYHGTVWEFARNTALNANDFFANARGTQKPDVKLHQYGVEGSGPVIKNKTFFFGSWQGQNVKFTQPIDQTFGFPTIYTPSVLSGKYRYFKPDPANPFKINGVTIAANSPLLVDRRTGAYAAGVHDCTSATELNCVASYDIFANDPRKIGIDPTIAKLFNSYPKPNDYAVGDGLNTATYAWNPPTQNQGPNWAARVDHTINEKNSVFARFLYADQNTKQGDPLNGRPQVFPGFAPLGEVFRASKNLSMGWRSQLTSNINNELIVGFSRFFFLFTQGEANPDFPNIPPFAFNNASVPFINTPRTARGVTTPQLLDNVGILYGAHQIGAGINFRFYQHNDQRGQPGGINVTPSLSFSASVLPPAIPSGTTTGINSTDLTRLRGTINDVLGIPARLTQVFIGDIKSDAFLPFVANGQVSLFDVGTRIKQYNAYAQDEWKVRQNLTLNYGVRMELNRAPKEAAGRVYIPNLPIDGSQGPVTFGQGETFYKTDHDLAFGPRLGIAWSPGKSGKLVVRTGYGIAFDPVSSFQVTAVMGRPPGLVTTCQSTVGTTPTAGCASVPANIRIAEGFPQALAAPTTKPSSFFTLPATLLSNAPPVAVFDPNYQMPTVHQWNLNLQYELPMGFVAQAAYIGRRGTHLQRAYDINQIDAAPILNDFKAMQANVAKGCSADGVTCPTGQTGTLISIVGYPTTIPNSPKGPLTQAFVNSGTTLTELQQGGAGSFAGRVEQTTLALKLRPNQQFGTITYIDAGGDSYYHAAQFTLRKRFERGFMFGLAYTFAKSMDDQSFDPVGASSGGGLSTTSSRAPTTIRNWRNERARSDFDRTHVMTASGVWEAPFGKGKWLDPHNGIANAIVGGWSLNGILTVMSGEPFSVRSNVRTLDNSHDSRAAIVKPIEAKLQDKAGVAGPVVFADASAFAIPAAGTDGAGRNIFISPGYWNVDLGINKTFQMTERFKLDFRAEMFNAFNHTNFDNPRDASTGSPSILSTVFGQTCCAAVAPPTTQTIIQTGEAARVIQLALKLKF
- a CDS encoding carboxypeptidase regulatory-like domain-containing protein produces the protein MYCSFIKSLFTFLLLVAMVSVGLAQAENNPPPLKRVTLYKHGVGYFERQGKVNGDQQVTFLFDAAQMNDVLKSLVVLDLGSQQTGGKISSVTFDSTKPFDKRIEEFGIRLDASNAAGLTSLLGQLKGARVEVRTGATPIIGTVVGIEKRVKVQAMERSEVQELVLIGEGGELRSIALDQIRGIKLLDTKVREDLEQYLSILQSTIHKNLRKLTISTTGTGERDLFVSYVVEAPVWKTTYRVVLDAKAKPFLQGWALVDNVQDEDWTNVTLSLVAGAPVSFIQDLQQPRYKQRPVVEMPDDLSVAPQIAEAPINGRLELVAGGGTLEGIVRDANGSVLANATVRVTQLRSGAEITANTDYAGRYKLRGLAPGRYKIEVYSTGFKSTVLDGVNLASGAVRQNNVTLEVGGVSETVTVTASAERLNTERSSISYSSAIREKDLGVDADVETQDIGELFEYRIAHPVTIRRNSSALIPILQNSIEGETVSLYNRSTREQNPMSALYLTNTSGLTLESGPVTIIENDTYAGEALTARIKPNEKRFITYAIDLGCRVSVKEDEANERATMAQFINGEMRVHYKQSKATTYTLTNLTDRAKTVYVEHAYDKDSNWQLVKTVKPAETTDNFYRFKVAVPPNASTQLIVTEELPDITNFTISNVTTNDIEIYAKANYLTPQMKQALESVVETKMQISSLNRQIAEKRLEITSIMRDQERMRDNLKAMGKSEEEKQLVQRYVSKIAQGEDQLERLRAEEKKLTEEKDSRQNQLEDRIRKLAMEHRLN
- a CDS encoding GNAT family N-acetyltransferase yields the protein MNPEFTTTPLPISFRKAVVEETDFVAKLVNSAYRGDSSKAGWTSEADLLDGQRTDPQEILSLIQDANSMILLCLQGDEIIGSVLLEKQEAAAYLGMFVVRPDLQGNGIGKQFLCAAEQNAQREWGVAKITLSVITLRPELIAFYQRRGYRRTGNLLPFPDEPAAGIPRVPNLQFEMLEKDL
- a CDS encoding C69 family dipeptidase — encoded protein: MCDTIVAVPPATANNAVWFGKNSDREPGEAQIVEHLPAQKFSSPAKSQCTYVELPQAAETFEVVLSRPFWMWGAEMGANSHGVAIGNEAVFTKLPVPKTGLTGMDLLRLALERSTTAREALGLIARLITDFGQGGLCGYRHKGFRYHNSFIIADPIEAWVLETADRFWAAERVRGVRTISNVLTIGKEFDLISDGAFEFAKEKGWCKSAADFDFAKAFGDPFFRFTSGGDVRRACTRHRLMLPEGKIGRADLFTALRDHAGHKPESGWRLNMPCAHASWMKTRQSGQTVGSMASRLSADGSLHWLTGTSSPCLSVFKPFVLGSEVISTGAIAGERYDPDSLWWQHERLHRLTLGDYARRRAMTEIERRELEAKILSLGNNVLPTAAECQTTWDEHQAILPKWIDRIAREAKRDRRGWLTRRYWQQQNEADCLPNHL